A genomic stretch from Neodiprion fabricii isolate iyNeoFabr1 chromosome 3, iyNeoFabr1.1, whole genome shotgun sequence includes:
- the LOC124178900 gene encoding small G protein signaling modulator 1 isoform X3, translating into MPVYAYAYTQSCKKAWKSGQSETAVEACLSQGLRRRALGLFKTSSTTALLHKVAKSFPPANHISRMVQDLENVDPTNRKSSSSGDSTSKPLPPPLLKKNSTGIISQSHHQQPKYLWIRLALLEKQLAGIIAYLVENSSRYYEKDSLVADPDCGSILSSLLVGPCALDYSKTKTQDHFWTDPPADELVQRHRISSGTTSCQPTPPLNFGRSLHTGGSSEDALGQMPRSAKDYVESLHQNSKATLLYGKNNVNVHPPQSDPMPGYLSLHQSARGLVIKWTPNQLMNGFVSNCSSETGGIGGGGDGKDGKEDKSQYWQYALNLRVEDIVYVHCHQQGGGEGGGTVVLVGQDGVQRPPICFPTGQGHLLSFLSCLENGLLPMGQLDPPLWSQRGKGKAFPRSRRRPAPMPDQNQEAIDYVFRIISKARPEDLLSSQELMDPGYRRGVAKNWRVLSSASASASSSDSPHTSESLNPPDSPAIPQPEQNSNGHPIRLVCQTMKRQIISRAFYGWLAYCRHLSTVRTHLSGLVNGKIVEGSTEDREGLTVERWQLLSQDGCVTDSQQVLRLAYYGGVAAELRSEVWPYLLGHYVWGSTSNERQDLDEGTRQSYETTMSEWLAAEAVATQRDRPSSESSASHSSEEQDDESDLGDSIEDGEEPTSPVSSQGGIYSKELLDLFALNLHRIDKDVQRCDRNYWYFVPPDNLEKLRNIMCTYVWERLDAGYMQGMCDLVAPLLVVFDDEAKTYACFCNLMERMSANFPHGGAMDAHFANMRSLIQILDAELFELMHQHGDYTHFYFCYRWFLLDFKRELVYEDVFMVWEVIWAARYVASNHFVLFLALALVQTYRDIILTNSMDFTDIIKFFNEMAERHDARAVLALSRELVLQLQTLIENK; encoded by the exons ATGCCCGTATACGCATATGCATATACGCAGAGTTGCAAGAAAGCCTGGAAATCCGGACAATCTGAAA CTGCCGTAGAGGCATGCCTATCGCAAGGACTAAGGAGACGTGCTTTGGGATTATTCAAAACGAGTTCTACTACAGCACTGTTGCACAAAGTGGCTAAAAGCTTCCCACCTGCTAATCACATTTCAAGAATGGTTCAAGACTTGGAAAATGTGGATCCAACAAATAGGAAATCTTCCAGTAGTGGCGACAGCACCAGTAAACCACTTCCGCCtccattattgaaaaaaaattccactgGTATTATTTCGCAATCGCATCACCAACAACCTAAATATTTATGGATACGGTTGGCACTGCTCGAAAAACAGCTTGCAGGGATTATTGCATATTTAGTAGAGAATAGTAGCCGATACTATGAGAAGGATTCACTTGTTGCCGATCCAGATTGTGGATCCATTCTTAGTTCTTTGTTAGTTGGACCGTGTGCCCTGGATTATTCCAAGACCAAAACACAGGATCATTTTTGGACGGATCCCCCTGCTGACGAACTTGTTCAAAGACACAGAATATCTTCCGGTACTACTAGTTGTCAACCAACTCCTCCTCTTAAT TTTGGAAGAAGCCTACATACTGGAGGTAGTTCCGAAGACGCCCTGGGGCAGATGCCTAGATCCGCCAAAGATTACGTTGAATCTCTACACCAAAACAGCAAAGCTACTCTGCTTTATGGAAAAAACAACGTCAATGTGCATCCA cCACAATCAGATCCAATGCCAGGATATCTTTCCCTACACCAAAGCGCTCGAGGTTTGGTTATTAAGTGGACACCGAACCAACTCATGAATGGATTTGTCAGTAATTGCTCATCAGAAACAGGTGGTATCGGAGGTGGGGGTGATGGCAAAGATGGAAAAGAAGACAAATCTCAATATTGGCAGTATGCTCTGAATCTGCGAGTGGAAGACATTGTATACGTTCACTGTCATCAACAAGGTGGTGGTGAAGGTGGTGGTACGGTAGTTCTAGTAGGTCAGGATGGCGTGCAGAGACCCCCAATTTGTTTTCCCACAg GTCAAGGACACTTACTGTCATTCTTATCTTGCTTGGAAAATGGACTACTGCCGATGGGTCAACTTGATCCACCACTTTGGTCACAACGTGGTAAAGGTAAAGCGTTTCCAAGAAGCCGGAGGCGACCAGCACCGATGCCAGATCAAAACCAAGAAGCGATAGATTATGTATTTAGGATCATTAGTAAAGCTCGCCCAGAGGATTTAT TATCGAGTCAAGAACTGATGGATCCAGGCTACAGGCGCGGTGTAGCTAAGAATTGGAGAGTCTTATCCTCAGCCTCGGCATCAGCTTCCAGTAGTGACTCTCCACACACTTCAGAATCACTCAATCCTCCTGATAGCCCTGCTATCCCACAGCCAGAGCAAAATAGCAACGGTCATCCAATTCGTCTTGTTTGTCAGACCATGAAACGTCAGATAATATCTAGAGCATTCTACGGCTGGCTCGCTTATTGTCGCCATTTATCAACG GTACGCACACACCTCTCAGGACTGgtcaatggaaaaattgttgaaggTAGCACAGAAGATAGAGAAGGTCTTACAGTTGAGAGGTGGCAGCTTTTGTCACAAGATGGATGTGTCACCGACAGTCAGCAAGTACTGAGACTCGCCTATTATGGAGGTGTAGCTGCTGAATTGAGAAGCGAAGTCTGGCCATATCTATTGGGACACTATGTATGGGGCAGTACATCGAATGAAAGACAGGACTTGGATGAAGGGACGAGACAAAGTTATGAAACCACCATGTCTGAGTGGCTCGCAGCAGAAGCTGTTGCCACACAACGAGATAGACCAAGCAGCGAATCCAGCGCAAG TCACTCTAGTGAAGAACAAGATGACGAAAGTGATTTGGGGGATTCTATTGAAGACGGTGAAGAACCTACTTCTCCCGTTTCATCTCAAGGCGGGATTTATTCAAAAGAACTTCTGGACCTGTTTGCTCTAAATTTGCATAGGATAGATAAAGATGTGCAGCGCTGTGACCGAAATTATTGGTACTTTGTTCCACCagataatttggaaaaattgcgtAATATCATGTGCAC GTACGTGTGGGAAAGATTGGACGCAGGATATATGCAAGGCATGTGTGATCTTGTCGCTCCTCTTCTGGTGGTTTTTGATGATGAAGCCAAGACATATGCCTGCTTTTGTAATCTCATGGAACGAATGTCTGCCAATTTTCCACATGGTGGTGCAATGGATGCTCACTTTGCTAACATGCGGAGCCTAATACAAATTCTAGATGCTGAACTTTTCGAGTTAATGCATCAACATGGAGACTATACTCATTTCTATTTCTGCTACCGCTG GTTTCTTTTGGACTTTAAAAGAGAATTAGTATACGAAGATGTATTTATGGTATGGGAGGTGATTTGGGCAGCAAGATATGTCGCATCAAATCACTTTGTTCTTTTCTTAGCTTTGGCTCTCGTCCAAACCTATCGCGATATTATCCTGACAAATTCTATGGACTTCACAGATATTATTAAGTTCTTCAACG AAATGGCAGA
- the LOC124178900 gene encoding small G protein signaling modulator 1 isoform X2: MPGLDATPGFEMDENFKERLIRNVKKEVKQIMEEAVTRKFVHEESSSITSLCAAVEACLSQGLRRRALGLFKTSSTTALLHKVAKSFPPANHISRMVQDLENVDPTNRKSSSSGDSTSKPLPPPLLKKNSTGIISQSHHQQPKYLWIRLALLEKQLAGIIAYLVENSSRYYEKDSLVADPDCGSILSSLLVGPCALDYSKTKTQDHFWTDPPADELVQRHRISSGTTSCQPTPPLNFGRSLHTGGSSEDALGQMPRSAKDYVESLHQNSKATLLYGKNNVNVHPPQSDPMPGYLSLHQSARGLVIKWTPNQLMNGFVSNCSSETGGIGGGGDGKDGKEDKSQYWQYALNLRVEDIVYVHCHQQGGGEGGGTVVLVGQDGVQRPPICFPTGQGHLLSFLSCLENGLLPMGQLDPPLWSQRGKGKAFPRSRRRPAPMPDQNQEAIDYVFRIISKARPEDLLSSQELMDPGYRRGVAKNWRVLSSASASASSSDSPHTSESLNPPDSPAIPQPEQNSNGHPIRLVCQTMKRQIISRAFYGWLAYCRHLSTVRTHLSGLVNGKIVEGSTEDREGLTVERWQLLSQDGCVTDSQQVLRLAYYGGVAAELRSEVWPYLLGHYVWGSTSNERQDLDEGTRQSYETTMSEWLAAEAVATQRDRPSSESSASEEQDDESDLGDSIEDGEEPTSPVSSQGGIYSKELLDLFALNLHRIDKDVQRCDRNYWYFVPPDNLEKLRNIMCTYVWERLDAGYMQGMCDLVAPLLVVFDDEAKTYACFCNLMERMSANFPHGGAMDAHFANMRSLIQILDAELFELMHQHGDYTHFYFCYRWFLLDFKRELVYEDVFMVWEVIWAARYVASNHFVLFLALALVQTYRDIILTNSMDFTDIIKFFNEMAERHDARAVLALSRELVLQLQTLIENK, from the exons ATGCCGGGCCTCGACGCCACCCCCGGTTTCGAAATGG ACGAGAATTTTAAGGAGAGATTGATAAGGAATGTTAAGAAGGAGGTGAAACAGATTATGGAGGAAGCTGTAACAAGAAAATTCGTACACGAAGAGAGCAGCAGCATTACCTCCCTATGTG CTGCCGTAGAGGCATGCCTATCGCAAGGACTAAGGAGACGTGCTTTGGGATTATTCAAAACGAGTTCTACTACAGCACTGTTGCACAAAGTGGCTAAAAGCTTCCCACCTGCTAATCACATTTCAAGAATGGTTCAAGACTTGGAAAATGTGGATCCAACAAATAGGAAATCTTCCAGTAGTGGCGACAGCACCAGTAAACCACTTCCGCCtccattattgaaaaaaaattccactgGTATTATTTCGCAATCGCATCACCAACAACCTAAATATTTATGGATACGGTTGGCACTGCTCGAAAAACAGCTTGCAGGGATTATTGCATATTTAGTAGAGAATAGTAGCCGATACTATGAGAAGGATTCACTTGTTGCCGATCCAGATTGTGGATCCATTCTTAGTTCTTTGTTAGTTGGACCGTGTGCCCTGGATTATTCCAAGACCAAAACACAGGATCATTTTTGGACGGATCCCCCTGCTGACGAACTTGTTCAAAGACACAGAATATCTTCCGGTACTACTAGTTGTCAACCAACTCCTCCTCTTAAT TTTGGAAGAAGCCTACATACTGGAGGTAGTTCCGAAGACGCCCTGGGGCAGATGCCTAGATCCGCCAAAGATTACGTTGAATCTCTACACCAAAACAGCAAAGCTACTCTGCTTTATGGAAAAAACAACGTCAATGTGCATCCA cCACAATCAGATCCAATGCCAGGATATCTTTCCCTACACCAAAGCGCTCGAGGTTTGGTTATTAAGTGGACACCGAACCAACTCATGAATGGATTTGTCAGTAATTGCTCATCAGAAACAGGTGGTATCGGAGGTGGGGGTGATGGCAAAGATGGAAAAGAAGACAAATCTCAATATTGGCAGTATGCTCTGAATCTGCGAGTGGAAGACATTGTATACGTTCACTGTCATCAACAAGGTGGTGGTGAAGGTGGTGGTACGGTAGTTCTAGTAGGTCAGGATGGCGTGCAGAGACCCCCAATTTGTTTTCCCACAg GTCAAGGACACTTACTGTCATTCTTATCTTGCTTGGAAAATGGACTACTGCCGATGGGTCAACTTGATCCACCACTTTGGTCACAACGTGGTAAAGGTAAAGCGTTTCCAAGAAGCCGGAGGCGACCAGCACCGATGCCAGATCAAAACCAAGAAGCGATAGATTATGTATTTAGGATCATTAGTAAAGCTCGCCCAGAGGATTTAT TATCGAGTCAAGAACTGATGGATCCAGGCTACAGGCGCGGTGTAGCTAAGAATTGGAGAGTCTTATCCTCAGCCTCGGCATCAGCTTCCAGTAGTGACTCTCCACACACTTCAGAATCACTCAATCCTCCTGATAGCCCTGCTATCCCACAGCCAGAGCAAAATAGCAACGGTCATCCAATTCGTCTTGTTTGTCAGACCATGAAACGTCAGATAATATCTAGAGCATTCTACGGCTGGCTCGCTTATTGTCGCCATTTATCAACG GTACGCACACACCTCTCAGGACTGgtcaatggaaaaattgttgaaggTAGCACAGAAGATAGAGAAGGTCTTACAGTTGAGAGGTGGCAGCTTTTGTCACAAGATGGATGTGTCACCGACAGTCAGCAAGTACTGAGACTCGCCTATTATGGAGGTGTAGCTGCTGAATTGAGAAGCGAAGTCTGGCCATATCTATTGGGACACTATGTATGGGGCAGTACATCGAATGAAAGACAGGACTTGGATGAAGGGACGAGACAAAGTTATGAAACCACCATGTCTGAGTGGCTCGCAGCAGAAGCTGTTGCCACACAACGAGATAGACCAAGCAGCGAATCCAGCGCAAG TGAAGAACAAGATGACGAAAGTGATTTGGGGGATTCTATTGAAGACGGTGAAGAACCTACTTCTCCCGTTTCATCTCAAGGCGGGATTTATTCAAAAGAACTTCTGGACCTGTTTGCTCTAAATTTGCATAGGATAGATAAAGATGTGCAGCGCTGTGACCGAAATTATTGGTACTTTGTTCCACCagataatttggaaaaattgcgtAATATCATGTGCAC GTACGTGTGGGAAAGATTGGACGCAGGATATATGCAAGGCATGTGTGATCTTGTCGCTCCTCTTCTGGTGGTTTTTGATGATGAAGCCAAGACATATGCCTGCTTTTGTAATCTCATGGAACGAATGTCTGCCAATTTTCCACATGGTGGTGCAATGGATGCTCACTTTGCTAACATGCGGAGCCTAATACAAATTCTAGATGCTGAACTTTTCGAGTTAATGCATCAACATGGAGACTATACTCATTTCTATTTCTGCTACCGCTG GTTTCTTTTGGACTTTAAAAGAGAATTAGTATACGAAGATGTATTTATGGTATGGGAGGTGATTTGGGCAGCAAGATATGTCGCATCAAATCACTTTGTTCTTTTCTTAGCTTTGGCTCTCGTCCAAACCTATCGCGATATTATCCTGACAAATTCTATGGACTTCACAGATATTATTAAGTTCTTCAACG AAATGGCAGA
- the LOC124178900 gene encoding small G protein signaling modulator 1 isoform X1, whose amino-acid sequence MPGLDATPGFEMDENFKERLIRNVKKEVKQIMEEAVTRKFVHEESSSITSLCAAVEACLSQGLRRRALGLFKTSSTTALLHKVAKSFPPANHISRMVQDLENVDPTNRKSSSSGDSTSKPLPPPLLKKNSTGIISQSHHQQPKYLWIRLALLEKQLAGIIAYLVENSSRYYEKDSLVADPDCGSILSSLLVGPCALDYSKTKTQDHFWTDPPADELVQRHRISSGTTSCQPTPPLNFGRSLHTGGSSEDALGQMPRSAKDYVESLHQNSKATLLYGKNNVNVHPPQSDPMPGYLSLHQSARGLVIKWTPNQLMNGFVSNCSSETGGIGGGGDGKDGKEDKSQYWQYALNLRVEDIVYVHCHQQGGGEGGGTVVLVGQDGVQRPPICFPTGQGHLLSFLSCLENGLLPMGQLDPPLWSQRGKGKAFPRSRRRPAPMPDQNQEAIDYVFRIISKARPEDLLSSQELMDPGYRRGVAKNWRVLSSASASASSSDSPHTSESLNPPDSPAIPQPEQNSNGHPIRLVCQTMKRQIISRAFYGWLAYCRHLSTVRTHLSGLVNGKIVEGSTEDREGLTVERWQLLSQDGCVTDSQQVLRLAYYGGVAAELRSEVWPYLLGHYVWGSTSNERQDLDEGTRQSYETTMSEWLAAEAVATQRDRPSSESSASHSSEEQDDESDLGDSIEDGEEPTSPVSSQGGIYSKELLDLFALNLHRIDKDVQRCDRNYWYFVPPDNLEKLRNIMCTYVWERLDAGYMQGMCDLVAPLLVVFDDEAKTYACFCNLMERMSANFPHGGAMDAHFANMRSLIQILDAELFELMHQHGDYTHFYFCYRWFLLDFKRELVYEDVFMVWEVIWAARYVASNHFVLFLALALVQTYRDIILTNSMDFTDIIKFFNEMAERHDARAVLALSRELVLQLQTLIENK is encoded by the exons ATGCCGGGCCTCGACGCCACCCCCGGTTTCGAAATGG ACGAGAATTTTAAGGAGAGATTGATAAGGAATGTTAAGAAGGAGGTGAAACAGATTATGGAGGAAGCTGTAACAAGAAAATTCGTACACGAAGAGAGCAGCAGCATTACCTCCCTATGTG CTGCCGTAGAGGCATGCCTATCGCAAGGACTAAGGAGACGTGCTTTGGGATTATTCAAAACGAGTTCTACTACAGCACTGTTGCACAAAGTGGCTAAAAGCTTCCCACCTGCTAATCACATTTCAAGAATGGTTCAAGACTTGGAAAATGTGGATCCAACAAATAGGAAATCTTCCAGTAGTGGCGACAGCACCAGTAAACCACTTCCGCCtccattattgaaaaaaaattccactgGTATTATTTCGCAATCGCATCACCAACAACCTAAATATTTATGGATACGGTTGGCACTGCTCGAAAAACAGCTTGCAGGGATTATTGCATATTTAGTAGAGAATAGTAGCCGATACTATGAGAAGGATTCACTTGTTGCCGATCCAGATTGTGGATCCATTCTTAGTTCTTTGTTAGTTGGACCGTGTGCCCTGGATTATTCCAAGACCAAAACACAGGATCATTTTTGGACGGATCCCCCTGCTGACGAACTTGTTCAAAGACACAGAATATCTTCCGGTACTACTAGTTGTCAACCAACTCCTCCTCTTAAT TTTGGAAGAAGCCTACATACTGGAGGTAGTTCCGAAGACGCCCTGGGGCAGATGCCTAGATCCGCCAAAGATTACGTTGAATCTCTACACCAAAACAGCAAAGCTACTCTGCTTTATGGAAAAAACAACGTCAATGTGCATCCA cCACAATCAGATCCAATGCCAGGATATCTTTCCCTACACCAAAGCGCTCGAGGTTTGGTTATTAAGTGGACACCGAACCAACTCATGAATGGATTTGTCAGTAATTGCTCATCAGAAACAGGTGGTATCGGAGGTGGGGGTGATGGCAAAGATGGAAAAGAAGACAAATCTCAATATTGGCAGTATGCTCTGAATCTGCGAGTGGAAGACATTGTATACGTTCACTGTCATCAACAAGGTGGTGGTGAAGGTGGTGGTACGGTAGTTCTAGTAGGTCAGGATGGCGTGCAGAGACCCCCAATTTGTTTTCCCACAg GTCAAGGACACTTACTGTCATTCTTATCTTGCTTGGAAAATGGACTACTGCCGATGGGTCAACTTGATCCACCACTTTGGTCACAACGTGGTAAAGGTAAAGCGTTTCCAAGAAGCCGGAGGCGACCAGCACCGATGCCAGATCAAAACCAAGAAGCGATAGATTATGTATTTAGGATCATTAGTAAAGCTCGCCCAGAGGATTTAT TATCGAGTCAAGAACTGATGGATCCAGGCTACAGGCGCGGTGTAGCTAAGAATTGGAGAGTCTTATCCTCAGCCTCGGCATCAGCTTCCAGTAGTGACTCTCCACACACTTCAGAATCACTCAATCCTCCTGATAGCCCTGCTATCCCACAGCCAGAGCAAAATAGCAACGGTCATCCAATTCGTCTTGTTTGTCAGACCATGAAACGTCAGATAATATCTAGAGCATTCTACGGCTGGCTCGCTTATTGTCGCCATTTATCAACG GTACGCACACACCTCTCAGGACTGgtcaatggaaaaattgttgaaggTAGCACAGAAGATAGAGAAGGTCTTACAGTTGAGAGGTGGCAGCTTTTGTCACAAGATGGATGTGTCACCGACAGTCAGCAAGTACTGAGACTCGCCTATTATGGAGGTGTAGCTGCTGAATTGAGAAGCGAAGTCTGGCCATATCTATTGGGACACTATGTATGGGGCAGTACATCGAATGAAAGACAGGACTTGGATGAAGGGACGAGACAAAGTTATGAAACCACCATGTCTGAGTGGCTCGCAGCAGAAGCTGTTGCCACACAACGAGATAGACCAAGCAGCGAATCCAGCGCAAG TCACTCTAGTGAAGAACAAGATGACGAAAGTGATTTGGGGGATTCTATTGAAGACGGTGAAGAACCTACTTCTCCCGTTTCATCTCAAGGCGGGATTTATTCAAAAGAACTTCTGGACCTGTTTGCTCTAAATTTGCATAGGATAGATAAAGATGTGCAGCGCTGTGACCGAAATTATTGGTACTTTGTTCCACCagataatttggaaaaattgcgtAATATCATGTGCAC GTACGTGTGGGAAAGATTGGACGCAGGATATATGCAAGGCATGTGTGATCTTGTCGCTCCTCTTCTGGTGGTTTTTGATGATGAAGCCAAGACATATGCCTGCTTTTGTAATCTCATGGAACGAATGTCTGCCAATTTTCCACATGGTGGTGCAATGGATGCTCACTTTGCTAACATGCGGAGCCTAATACAAATTCTAGATGCTGAACTTTTCGAGTTAATGCATCAACATGGAGACTATACTCATTTCTATTTCTGCTACCGCTG GTTTCTTTTGGACTTTAAAAGAGAATTAGTATACGAAGATGTATTTATGGTATGGGAGGTGATTTGGGCAGCAAGATATGTCGCATCAAATCACTTTGTTCTTTTCTTAGCTTTGGCTCTCGTCCAAACCTATCGCGATATTATCCTGACAAATTCTATGGACTTCACAGATATTATTAAGTTCTTCAACG AAATGGCAGA
- the LOC124177276 gene encoding N-alpha-acetyltransferase 25, NatB auxiliary subunit has translation MASKAHVDNTVNERRLRPIYDWLDHGNNKKALQEAEKVLKKQPSNQCARVLKALALLRLGKEDNCQMIMEEVRAEVPCDDSTLQAMSICYREIHKPDKISELYEAAVKADPTNEELLTHLFMSYVRLCDFKKQQQTAVALYKLKPKNPYYFWAVMSVVMQAMQADERLAKAVVLPLAERMVLKMVNEGRIEAEQEVHLYLMVLELQGKEEAIMEVLTGPLAFRLSSLPQRRATLMLQLHRYSEAASTFKELMHEDIDNWTYYRDYLAAALKSETPQKCLDLLNEIIATKGEKARAPRLARFELLKHARLLKIELNSLDSTQLMHQYFTQFGEKGCVVGDLKLYLHLLKPDERLHLIKKLEQDVAVGADDYPTTIGQMQRHIHLEQLRRICGLHHSPTTSIEERISLADRLCDLHKKGNALCPASDRLPTDFCPADAYGLLATHLFHQLWVETQEALYLYRAMALLEQSLVSSPSNFHTKILLVRIYLEAGLVGAANHIFALLDVKHIQLDSLGHLHAPLLAPLGHLSQASSTLDHAAKFFVTNYKDSADHLTFAYKYGSFVKIQEFVELRKRLDNSLHFAMTTVDKMLLELSWCDSPNILSVMLTSMRIQPHEDSIRWNLIRDNRDLEVVVGWEPLDSYEKDPRFREETVSCMLVLLSARNLLLRIVAAAAETESSPLLAQLGTELEKLQQERIPEVLGHLQDRGSSAQSILVPLDAIERLKEAHESEQLKIIARLAKCLSRSSSPDSQCLQDLDATPGLRTLPIPCQQTPASYKRFLMRAVTCGETLALIGAVCCGYTTSQTPSSNKKNNKKSGKKIKSPQPDQLTDGWKDIGNLLVERASVLDSVLSMLEKVQLQTGLDSEEAVTATVVQRSQESIAQSSREIKSRVQLTIKLLNSLNS, from the exons ATGGCGTCCAAGGCCCATGTGGACAACACGGTGAATGAACGCCGACTAAGACCGATTTATG ACTGGCTGGATcatggaaataataaaaaagctCTTCAAGAAGCCGAAAAGGTGCTTAAAAAACAGCCGAGTAATCAATGCGCCAGAGTCCTCAAAGCACTGGCTTTACTTCGTCTTGGCAAGGAAGATAATTGCCAGATGATAATGGAAGAAGTACGTGCTGAGGTTCCCTGCGATGATTCTACCCTTCAGGCCATGAGTATCTGTTATCGGGAAATACATAAAC CGGATAAAATCAGTGAGTTGTACGAAGCAGCAGTCAAAGCAGACCCAACCAACGAAGAACTTCTTACGCATCTATTTATGTCCTACGTGCGTCTatgtgattttaaaaaacaacAGCAAACAGCGGTAGCTCTTTATAAGCTGAAGCCCAAGAATCCTTATTATTTTTGGGCTGTGATGAGCGTAGTAATGCAAGCTATGCAAGCTGATGAAAGGTTGGCAAAAGCTGTTGTGCTACCACTTGCTGAGAGAATG GTATTGAAAATGGTGAATGAAGGCAGAATTGAAGCAGAACAAGAAGTTCATTTGTACCTTATGGTGTTGGAACTTCAAGGAAAAGAGGAGGCAATTATGGAGGTTTTAACAGGACCTCTTGCCTTCCGTTTATCATCTCTCCCTCAACGGCGAGCCACACTTATGTTGCAGTTGCATCGATACTCGGAAGCAGCTAGTACCTTTAAAGAACTGATGCATGAAGA CATTGACAACTGGACCTATTATCGTGACTACTTAGCAGCTGCATTAAAATCAGAAACACCACAAAAGTGCTTGGATCTTTTAAACGAGATTATTGCAACAAAGGGTGAGAAAGCAAGAGCTCCTCGACTTGCCCGTTTTGAACTGCTGAAACATGCACGCTTATTAAAAATTGAGCTGAACTCGCTTGATTCTACACAACTGATGCACCAATATTTTACGCAGTTCGGGGAGAAAGGATGTGTAGTTGGAGACTTGAAATTGTACTTACACCTTCTAAAGCCAGATGAACGACTGCATTTAATTAAAAAG ctGGAGCAAGACGTGGCTGTTGGTGCCGATGATTATCCTACTACCATAGGACAGATGCAAAGACACATTCATTTAGAGCAATTAAGACGAATATGTGGTCTACATCATTCTCCAACGACTAGTATAGAAGAGAGAATCAGTTTGGCAGATCGTCTATGTGACCTTCATAAAAAGGGAAATGCACTTTGTCCTGCAAGCGATCGATTGCCAACTGACTTCTGTCCTGCTGATGCATATGGTCTTTTGGCCACTCACTTGTTTCATCAGCTTTGGGTTGAAACGCAAGAAGCGTTGTACCTTTACAG GGCAATGGCACTACTAGAGCAAAGTCTTGTGTCAAGTCCTTCCAACTTTCacacaaaaattttactggTACGAATTTATCTTGAAGCTGGTCTTGTTGGGGCAGCTAATCATATATTCGCGTTACTAGACGTCAAACATATACAGTTGGATTCATTGGGGCACCTGCATGCCCCACTTCTTGCACCCTTGGGACATTTATCACAGGCATCTTCAACTCTCGATCATGCTGCAAAGTTCTTCGTAACAAATTACAAagat AGCGCAGACCATTTAACATTTGCTTATAAGTATGGCAGTTTCGTAAAAATCCAAGAGTTTGTGGAACTAAGGAAACGATTGGATAATTCATTACATTTTGCGATGACAACTGTGGATAAAATGTTACTCGAGCTTAGTTGGTGCGATAGTCCTAATATCCTCTCCGTCATGCTCACTTCTATGCGGATACAACCCCATGAAGATTCAATTAGATGGAACCTCATCAGAGACAATAGAGACCTTGAG GTGGTTGTTGGATGGGAGCCTTTAGATAGCTATGAGAAAGACCCTCGTTTTCGAGAAGAGACTGTATCCTGTATGCTGGTATTACTTTCTGCTCGCAATTTACTATTGCGGATAGTCGCAGCAGCAGCTGAAACTGAATCATCGCCACTTTTAGCTCAACTGGGTACTGAGCTTGAGAAGTTGCAACAAGAACGTATTCCTGAGGTTTTAGGTCATTTACAAGATCGGGGAAGCAGTGCACAGAGCATTTTGGTACCTTTAGATGCGATAGAGCGTTTGAAAGAAGCTCATGAGTCGGaacaattgaaaatcattgcaCGACTTGCAAAGTGTCTATCGCGCTCTTCGTCTCCTGATTCTCAGTGCCTACAGGACTTGGATGCAACCCCAGGCCTTCGAACTCTTCCGATACCGTGTCAACAAACTCCAGCTTCATACAAACGATTTCTTATGAGAGCAGTGACATGTGGTGAAACACTCGCATTGATTGGGGCTGTATGCTGTGGTTATACAACATCTCAAACTCCGTcctcaaataaaaaaaataataaaaagtcgggcaaaaaaatcaaatcaccTCAGCCTGATCAATTAACG GATGGTTGGAAAGACATAGGAAACTTACTAGTGGAAAGAGCTAGTGTATTGGATTCAGTTCTTTCAATGTTAGAAAAGGTACAATTGCAAACAGGGCTGGATTCTGAAGAAGCCGTAACAGCAACTGTGGTACAACGTAGTCAAGAAAGCATCGCACAAAGTTCTAGGGAGATTAAGTCTCGTGTGCAGTTAACTATAAAACTATTAAATAGCCTgaatagttga